The following coding sequences are from one Limnobacter sp. SAORIC-580 window:
- the cysM gene encoding cysteine synthase CysM, with protein sequence MKYLTIEDTIGNTPLVQLQRLPGKANADRGNVILGKLEGNNPAGSVKDRPAISMIKRAEARGTIKPGDTLIEATSGNTGIALAMAAAIRGYRMVLIMPEHLSIERRQTMRAFGAEIILTPQKGGMEYARDLAEQMRDQGKGVILDQFANEDNPLAHFETTGPEIWRDTAGQVTHFVSAMGTTGSIMGVSRYLKGQNPDVQIIGAEPSEGSQIPGIRKWPKEYLPKIYKPAGVDRVVQVTQLEAEEMARKMAAEEGIFCGISAAGAAHIALKIAEEVENATIVFIVCDRGDRYLSTGVFPA encoded by the coding sequence GTGAAATACCTCACCATTGAAGATACCATTGGCAACACCCCACTGGTGCAGTTGCAACGTTTGCCTGGCAAGGCCAATGCCGACCGTGGCAATGTGATTCTGGGCAAACTGGAGGGCAACAACCCAGCCGGTTCAGTCAAAGACCGCCCGGCCATTTCCATGATCAAGCGTGCCGAAGCCCGCGGCACAATCAAGCCGGGCGATACGCTGATTGAGGCCACTTCAGGCAACACCGGTATTGCCTTGGCCATGGCGGCCGCCATTCGCGGTTACCGCATGGTGCTGATCATGCCCGAGCACCTCAGCATTGAACGTCGCCAAACCATGCGTGCCTTTGGCGCAGAAATCATTTTGACCCCGCAAAAAGGGGGCATGGAATATGCGCGTGACCTGGCCGAGCAAATGCGTGACCAGGGCAAGGGCGTAATTCTTGACCAGTTCGCCAACGAAGACAACCCACTTGCCCACTTTGAAACCACTGGCCCTGAAATTTGGCGCGATACCGCTGGCCAAGTGACTCACTTTGTGAGCGCCATGGGCACAACGGGGTCGATCATGGGTGTGTCTCGTTACCTAAAGGGCCAAAACCCGGATGTACAAATTATCGGTGCTGAACCCAGCGAGGGTTCGCAAATTCCGGGCATTCGCAAATGGCCGAAAGAATACTTGCCTAAAATTTACAAACCCGCCGGTGTAGACCGCGTGGTGCAGGTGACCCAGCTTGAGGCCGAGGAAATGGCCCGAAAGATGGCAGCTGAAGAAGGTATTTTCTGTGGTATTTCAGCAGCAGGTGCGGCGCACATTGCCCTGAAAATTGCGGAAGAAGTTGAAAACGCAACCATCGTTTTTATCGTGTGTGACCGGGGCGATCGCTACTTGTCCACGGGTGTGTTTCCGGCCTAG
- the mltB gene encoding lytic murein transglycosylase B, protein MLTPFVTTQRILSSFATILISTALCTQAVQAQETDKVNFAEHKNATALAERLKAKEGIPASTTLELLKQAELLPQVVKAVKPPKTKGVRNWDTYRSRFVEPYRIRKGVEFWDANLGTLKEAEAKYGIPQEVIVAIIGVETIYGQHIGNYRVLDSLATLAFAYPEGQRDRSEFFLSELEAFIALCNRTHLDALEVKGSYAGAIGLGQFMPSSWTAFAVDGDADGIVDLFHSRRDAIFSVANFLKVHGWETGKATRVLVDIEHADNLQELLAPDIVPTFTPAAMQQKGVKLNGETQPDEKLALIELVRGEGEPAFVAGGHNFYVVTRYNRSSFYANAVLELSEALKLRREMLN, encoded by the coding sequence ATGCTGACTCCTTTTGTGACTACTCAACGAATCTTATCAAGCTTTGCCACCATTCTAATCAGCACAGCACTGTGCACTCAAGCCGTACAGGCCCAAGAGACCGACAAGGTTAATTTTGCCGAACACAAAAATGCGACAGCCCTGGCAGAGCGACTGAAAGCCAAAGAAGGCATCCCAGCGAGCACCACACTTGAACTGTTGAAACAGGCGGAACTTCTGCCCCAAGTGGTGAAGGCCGTAAAGCCACCCAAAACCAAGGGCGTGCGCAACTGGGACACCTACCGCAGCCGTTTTGTGGAACCCTACCGCATTCGCAAAGGCGTGGAGTTTTGGGACGCCAACCTGGGCACCCTGAAAGAGGCGGAAGCCAAATACGGCATTCCGCAAGAGGTAATTGTGGCCATTATCGGCGTGGAAACCATTTACGGGCAACACATTGGCAACTACCGGGTGCTCGACTCCCTGGCCACGCTGGCCTTTGCCTACCCTGAAGGCCAACGTGACCGCTCTGAATTCTTTTTAAGCGAACTCGAGGCGTTTATTGCGTTGTGCAATAGAACTCACCTGGATGCGCTTGAGGTGAAAGGCTCGTATGCGGGGGCTATCGGGCTGGGCCAATTCATGCCCAGCTCATGGACTGCATTTGCCGTGGACGGCGACGCCGACGGCATCGTGGATTTGTTTCACAGCCGCCGCGATGCAATTTTCAGCGTGGCCAATTTTCTGAAAGTACACGGGTGGGAAACTGGCAAAGCCACTCGTGTGTTGGTGGACATAGAACATGCCGACAATTTGCAGGAACTGCTGGCACCCGACATTGTGCCCACCTTCACCCCGGCGGCGATGCAACAAAAAGGCGTGAAGTTAAATGGCGAAACACAGCCTGATGAAAAACTGGCGCTGATTGAACTGGTGCGTGGAGAGGGCGAGCCTGCCTTTGTGGCTGGTGGGCATAACTTTTACGTGGTAACCCGTTACAACCGCAGCTCCTTCTATGCCAACGCGGTGCTGGAACTCAGCGAAGCGTTGAAACTTAGAAGGGAGATGCTGAATTGA
- a CDS encoding Tim44 domain-containing protein: MSIGYTRKINILEAFAVKTRVWSVRLSVLALVAAFLSLGALPTDAEAKRLGGGGSFGRSAPSQFQKSPSTAPSGTTSTAPSKQQATNPAGATAGTAAAPRNRFLGPLGGLAAGLGLAALFGYLGFGAGMAEFLGTMLMIAAAVFAVMFLVRMLRGQQAAKQRPAYSAPGAAGSPNNSYREAPQTPRYSSPSNPVNDPVPGMGAPRNDQGFGQFGNASAFDAPMPAATPVKDLPAGFDEANFVNSAKKFFVTMQGVFDQGDIAGLREYCSDEVVDHLRAEIEARGNAVNRTDVVTLDAQLIGFETDVDEQIATVAFTGMLREEQDAAAEEINELWIMSRPVAGGGWVLSGIHNL, from the coding sequence TTGTCTATCGGCTACACGCGAAAAATTAATATTCTGGAGGCTTTTGCTGTGAAAACCCGTGTTTGGTCTGTTCGATTGTCTGTCTTGGCTTTAGTAGCAGCCTTTCTGAGTTTGGGTGCTCTGCCTACCGATGCCGAGGCCAAGCGCCTGGGTGGCGGTGGCAGTTTTGGCCGCTCCGCGCCTTCCCAATTCCAGAAGTCTCCATCCACTGCGCCTTCTGGCACCACTTCCACTGCGCCCAGCAAGCAGCAGGCCACTAACCCTGCCGGTGCTACCGCAGGTACGGCAGCAGCGCCCCGCAACCGTTTCCTGGGCCCCTTGGGTGGCCTGGCAGCCGGTTTGGGCCTGGCGGCTTTGTTTGGTTATCTTGGCTTCGGCGCGGGCATGGCTGAATTCCTGGGCACCATGTTGATGATTGCTGCAGCGGTGTTTGCTGTCATGTTCCTGGTGCGCATGCTGCGCGGTCAGCAAGCGGCCAAACAGCGCCCCGCCTACAGCGCACCTGGTGCAGCAGGTTCACCCAACAACAGCTATCGCGAAGCGCCACAAACGCCGCGTTACAGCTCGCCCTCGAATCCTGTTAACGACCCCGTCCCTGGCATGGGCGCACCACGCAACGATCAAGGTTTCGGCCAGTTTGGCAACGCATCGGCTTTTGATGCACCCATGCCGGCGGCAACACCCGTGAAAGACCTGCCAGCCGGGTTCGATGAAGCGAATTTTGTGAACAGCGCCAAGAAGTTTTTCGTGACCATGCAGGGTGTTTTTGACCAGGGCGATATTGCTGGCCTGCGCGAATACTGCAGTGATGAAGTGGTTGACCACCTGCGTGCTGAAATTGAAGCCCGTGGCAACGCGGTCAACCGCACCGATGTGGTTACCTTGGATGCCCAGCTGATCGGCTTTGAAACCGATGTGGATGAGCAAATTGCTACAGTTGCATTCACTGGCATGTTGCGGGAAGAGCAAGACGCAGCCGCTGAAGAAATAAATGAGTTGTGGATTATGAGCCGCCCAGTGGCAGGCGGTGGCTGGGTGCTTTCAGGCATTCACAATCTGTAA
- the phoR gene encoding phosphate regulon sensor histidine kinase PhoR, with protein MAFIFFRLILLAMVLGAAAIVGQMVAGHKGAVAGSIFASLFIYALHVRSGLRIIEWLDNFKVENVPDVSGWWDDLAAKLFRYLRLHQRQQQALTNALVSFRTAAQALPDGVVTLDSEGHISWCNDTAQDHLGLKLGSDIGQPLINLVRNPNFSKYIRSRSWEQPLIMTAPRSRSKVLSVQLVSYGDKQMLVLSRDVTQVEKLERMRRDFIANVSHELKTPLTVLSGFLETFRDLPLSKEQQLEYLNLMYTQANRMQNLVEDLLALSALESSPNAGEGGEPVDLSGIAQKTGDEAQQLSAGKHNISVDVEKGLMGFGNSAEIFSAFSNIVTNAVRYTPEKGNITITLRRAENEIGKACAAFVVRDTGIGISAEHIPRLTERFYRVDRSRSRESGGTGLGLAIVKHVVQRHDGELDIQSRPNAGSTFTILMPLAKAGAASKPALAEATVV; from the coding sequence ATGGCGTTCATCTTTTTTCGATTGATACTGTTGGCCATGGTGCTAGGTGCAGCCGCCATCGTGGGTCAAATGGTCGCTGGCCACAAGGGCGCAGTGGCAGGGTCTATCTTCGCCTCGCTTTTCATATATGCCCTGCATGTGCGTTCGGGTCTGCGAATTATTGAATGGCTGGACAACTTCAAGGTTGAAAATGTGCCCGATGTCTCGGGCTGGTGGGACGACCTGGCCGCGAAGCTGTTTCGTTACCTTCGTTTACATCAGCGCCAACAACAGGCACTCACCAATGCCTTGGTGTCATTTCGTACGGCTGCCCAAGCCCTGCCCGACGGCGTAGTCACGCTTGATTCAGAAGGCCACATTTCCTGGTGCAACGACACTGCGCAAGACCACCTTGGCTTAAAGCTGGGCAGTGACATTGGGCAGCCTTTGATTAATCTGGTCCGTAACCCGAACTTCTCCAAGTACATTCGTAGCCGCTCCTGGGAGCAACCCTTGATCATGACCGCGCCGCGCAGCCGCAGCAAGGTTTTGTCGGTGCAGTTGGTGAGCTACGGAGACAAGCAAATGCTGGTGCTTTCACGCGATGTAACCCAGGTAGAAAAACTGGAACGCATGCGCCGAGACTTCATCGCCAACGTGTCGCATGAACTGAAAACACCGTTGACTGTACTGAGCGGTTTTCTGGAAACCTTCCGCGACCTGCCTTTGAGCAAAGAACAGCAACTCGAATACCTGAATTTGATGTACACCCAGGCCAACCGCATGCAGAACCTGGTGGAGGACCTGTTGGCCTTGTCAGCGCTGGAATCCTCGCCCAACGCAGGCGAAGGTGGCGAGCCAGTTGACTTAAGCGGAATTGCACAAAAAACAGGCGATGAAGCACAACAGCTGTCGGCCGGCAAACACAATATTTCCGTGGATGTGGAAAAAGGCCTGATGGGGTTTGGCAATTCGGCCGAAATTTTCAGCGCGTTCTCGAATATCGTGACCAATGCGGTGCGCTACACCCCCGAGAAGGGAAACATTACGATCACGCTAAGGCGGGCGGAAAACGAAATTGGCAAGGCCTGCGCTGCTTTCGTGGTGCGCGACACAGGCATTGGTATTTCAGCAGAACATATTCCGCGGTTGACCGAGCGGTTTTACCGTGTAGACCGCAGCCGTTCACGCGAAAGCGGCGGTACAGGTTTGGGCTTGGCCATTGTGAAACATGTGGTGCAACGCCACGATGGTGAACTGGACATTCAAAGCAGGCCGAATGCAGGCAGTACCTTCACCATTCTGATGCCGCTGGCGAAGGCTGGCGCGGCTTCCAAGCCTGCGCTTGCTGAAGCGACGGTTGTTTGA
- the phoB gene encoding phosphate regulon transcriptional regulator PhoB has protein sequence MSSTILVVEDEPAIAELIAVNLSFAGHKVLRAADADQAKTLITAELPDLVLLDWMLPGKTGIQFAHELRGHERTRHVPVIMLTARTEEQDKVDGLEAGADDYITKPFSPKELLARIKAVLRRRAPQLTDDIVEVHGLKLDPVTHRIMGHDKIIDMGPTEFRLLHFFMTHPERVHSRTQLLDQVWGDHVFVEERTVDVHIRRLRQALTISGHDRLIETVRGAGYRFTATQNEGALN, from the coding sequence ATGTCCAGCACCATCCTAGTTGTCGAAGATGAACCCGCGATTGCAGAACTGATTGCTGTCAACTTGAGTTTTGCCGGGCACAAAGTGCTGCGAGCCGCTGATGCGGACCAGGCAAAAACATTGATTACCGCGGAATTGCCTGATTTGGTGCTGCTGGACTGGATGTTACCCGGCAAAACCGGCATTCAGTTCGCGCATGAACTGCGTGGCCACGAGCGCACGCGCCATGTGCCGGTGATCATGCTGACTGCCCGCACCGAGGAACAAGACAAGGTAGATGGCCTGGAAGCTGGAGCAGACGATTACATCACCAAGCCCTTCTCGCCCAAGGAATTGCTGGCTCGGATCAAGGCAGTGCTGCGCCGCCGTGCGCCCCAGTTGACCGACGACATTGTTGAAGTACACGGTCTGAAACTGGACCCGGTGACGCACCGCATCATGGGCCATGACAAGATCATCGACATGGGCCCCACAGAATTCCGCCTGCTGCACTTCTTCATGACCCACCCAGAGCGCGTGCACAGCCGCACCCAGTTGCTGGACCAAGTTTGGGGGGACCATGTGTTTGTTGAAGAGCGCACTGTAGACGTACACATTCGACGTTTGCGCCAGGCTTTGACCATTTCTGGCCATGACCGCCTGATTGAAACAGTTCGCGGTGCCGGCTACCGTTTTACTGCAACGCAAAATGAAGGTGCACTAAACTAA
- the ubiE gene encoding bifunctional demethylmenaquinone methyltransferase/2-methoxy-6-polyprenyl-1,4-benzoquinol methylase UbiE: protein MNDKITDFGFEKVPEDQKAKKVAEVFDSVAAKYDIMNDLMSGGMHRLWKASTVRAAGVRPGMKVLDIAGGTGDLSKAFLDKVGPSGEVWLTDINESMLRVGRNRMIDHGYLPKMTLCDAEKLPFPDNYFDVVTVAFGLRNMTHKDVALGEMRRVIKPGGKVLVLEFSKVNPLLAPAYDLYSFQVLPKIGQIVAQDSASYQYLAESIRMHPDQETLKSIMLESGFDQVKYTNFTAGVVALHQGTKFA, encoded by the coding sequence ATGAACGATAAAATTACCGATTTCGGCTTTGAGAAGGTTCCCGAGGACCAAAAAGCCAAGAAAGTAGCCGAGGTGTTCGACTCGGTGGCGGCGAAATACGACATCATGAACGACCTGATGTCGGGTGGTATGCACCGCCTTTGGAAGGCCAGCACAGTGCGTGCGGCGGGTGTTCGCCCCGGCATGAAGGTGCTCGATATTGCGGGTGGTACGGGCGATTTGAGCAAGGCCTTTCTGGACAAAGTGGGCCCAAGCGGCGAAGTGTGGCTGACGGACATCAATGAAAGCATGTTGCGTGTGGGCCGGAATCGCATGATCGATCATGGGTATTTGCCAAAAATGACCCTGTGCGACGCTGAAAAGCTGCCATTTCCCGACAATTACTTTGATGTGGTGACCGTGGCGTTTGGTTTGCGCAACATGACCCACAAGGATGTGGCCTTGGGCGAAATGCGCCGGGTAATCAAGCCGGGTGGCAAAGTGCTGGTGCTTGAATTCTCGAAGGTAAACCCCTTGTTGGCCCCGGCCTATGATCTGTATTCATTTCAGGTGTTGCCAAAAATTGGTCAAATCGTGGCGCAGGACAGTGCCAGCTACCAGTATTTGGCTGAGAGCATTCGCATGCACCCGGATCAGGAAACCCTGAAAAGCATCATGCTTGAAAGTGGGTTCGATCAGGTGAAGTACACCAACTTCACTGCGGGTGTGGTCGCGTTGCACCAAGGAACCAAATTCGCCTGA
- the ubiB gene encoding ubiquinone biosynthesis regulatory protein kinase UbiB: MKLRRLARIALVARKYGLFLIAADSINNGLAKWFLTLISSRSHVQAPRGERMRRALEDLGPLFVKFGQLLSTRRDLLPEDVADELAKLQDQVPAFSSEKARELIEASLGRQIDDMFLDFQNIPVASASIAQVHFAIIRAGEHEGKKVAVKVLRPGMIEVIDKDLALMKTAARWIEKISSDGKRLKPREVVAEFNKYLHDELDLMREAANASQLRRNFSSTSGSGHLLRVPEMYWDYCCSTVITMERMHGIPISQIERLRENNIDLKKLSREGVEIFFTQVFRDGFFHADMHPGNIYVGDQPEDFGRYIALDFGIVGTLSDVDKQYLAQNFLAFFRQDYKRVAELHVQSGWVPKGTRIDELESAIRACIEPFFGKPLKEISLGQALMRLFQTSRRFNVEIQPQLVLLQKTLLNVEGLGRQLDPDLDLWKTAKPYLENWMHQQIGLKGFQSSLQWEAAQWSQILPALPRLLHQTLTHSNGRVDDQIEQLVKQQKRLNRALFWMVLMLAVLFGVVALDLLWPFLIGYSGPKGLF, translated from the coding sequence ATGAAGCTTCGCCGTTTGGCACGCATTGCGTTGGTGGCCCGAAAGTATGGCCTGTTCCTGATTGCCGCCGACTCAATCAACAATGGCTTGGCCAAGTGGTTTCTCACGCTGATTTCTTCCCGCTCGCATGTGCAGGCCCCGCGCGGCGAACGCATGCGCCGTGCACTGGAAGACCTGGGCCCTTTGTTTGTGAAGTTCGGGCAATTGCTGTCAACCCGGCGCGATTTGTTGCCCGAAGACGTGGCCGACGAGTTGGCCAAATTGCAAGACCAAGTGCCCGCGTTTTCCTCCGAGAAAGCCCGTGAATTGATTGAAGCCAGCCTGGGCCGCCAAATTGACGACATGTTTCTGGATTTCCAGAACATCCCAGTGGCCAGCGCCTCGATTGCCCAGGTTCACTTTGCGATAATCAGGGCTGGCGAGCACGAAGGCAAGAAGGTGGCGGTGAAGGTATTGCGCCCCGGCATGATCGAGGTCATCGACAAAGACCTGGCCTTGATGAAAACCGCTGCGCGCTGGATTGAAAAAATTTCATCCGATGGCAAGCGCTTAAAGCCCCGGGAAGTGGTGGCCGAGTTCAACAAATACTTGCACGATGAACTGGATTTAATGCGCGAAGCGGCCAATGCCTCGCAGTTGCGCCGTAATTTCTCGTCCACTTCGGGTAGCGGGCACCTGCTTCGTGTGCCTGAAATGTATTGGGACTATTGCTGCAGCACCGTGATTACCATGGAGCGCATGCACGGCATTCCGATTTCCCAAATCGAGCGGCTTCGCGAGAACAACATTGATTTGAAAAAACTGTCCCGCGAAGGTGTGGAAATTTTTTTCACCCAGGTGTTTCGCGATGGTTTTTTCCATGCAGACATGCATCCCGGCAATATCTATGTGGGTGATCAGCCTGAAGATTTTGGTCGATACATTGCACTTGATTTCGGTATTGTTGGCACCCTCAGCGATGTGGACAAGCAATACCTGGCGCAAAACTTCCTCGCATTCTTCCGGCAAGACTACAAGCGTGTGGCTGAGCTGCATGTGCAATCGGGTTGGGTGCCCAAGGGCACGCGTATTGATGAGCTTGAATCCGCCATTCGAGCCTGCATTGAACCTTTCTTTGGCAAGCCGTTGAAGGAAATTTCGCTGGGACAGGCCTTGATGCGTCTGTTTCAAACCTCTCGCCGCTTCAATGTTGAAATTCAGCCACAGCTGGTGCTGCTGCAAAAAACCCTGCTGAACGTGGAGGGTCTTGGCCGCCAGCTTGATCCTGACCTGGATCTTTGGAAAACCGCAAAGCCGTATCTGGAAAACTGGATGCACCAGCAAATCGGTTTGAAGGGTTTTCAGTCCAGCCTGCAATGGGAGGCCGCCCAGTGGTCACAAATTTTGCCAGCCTTACCGCGACTATTGCACCAAACACTCACCCATTCAAATGGTCGGGTTGACGATCAAATCGAACAATTGGTGAAACAGCAAAAGCGCCTGAACCGGGCTTTGTTCTGGATGGTGTTGATGCTGGCTGTGCTTTTTGGTGTGGTTGCACTTGATTTGTTGTGGCCCTTTTTAATTGGCTATTCAGGCCCCAAAGGTCTGTTCTAG
- a CDS encoding HIT family protein yields MTLNKSAENIVDEGAQHPNCPLCATPGGDWVFNCSKFRVIEAVDADYPGFLRLVWNDHVREFSDLSREDRMLCMDAVVLLEQFVLRVFKADKANIATLGNVVPHLHWHVIPRFTDDKHFPAPVWAAAKPGVSLSPRQQWVLDSKPKWMLALRAELLAAFPG; encoded by the coding sequence ATGACGCTGAACAAGTCGGCTGAAAATATCGTTGATGAAGGTGCTCAACATCCCAATTGCCCCCTGTGTGCCACACCGGGCGGTGATTGGGTTTTCAATTGCAGCAAATTCAGGGTGATTGAGGCGGTCGACGCAGATTACCCCGGCTTTCTTCGCTTGGTGTGGAACGACCATGTGCGTGAGTTTTCCGATTTAAGCCGTGAAGATCGAATGCTTTGCATGGACGCGGTGGTGTTGCTCGAGCAGTTCGTGCTTCGTGTTTTCAAAGCCGACAAGGCAAATATTGCAACGCTGGGTAATGTGGTGCCGCATTTGCACTGGCACGTCATTCCCCGTTTTACAGACGACAAACACTTTCCTGCGCCCGTGTGGGCTGCAGCCAAACCGGGGGTGTCGCTGTCGCCCCGCCAGCAGTGGGTGCTTGATTCAAAGCCCAAATGGATGTTGGCGCTGCGTGCTGAATTGCTGGCAGCATTTCCGGGCTGA
- a CDS encoding sodium:solute symporter family protein — MLLASVVAYLLVSVLIGLYVARNVSSAADYAVAGRHLSLPIVTATVFATWFGSETVLGISSTFVEEGLSGIVADPFGASMCLILAGLFIAPKIYRLNLLTLGDYYRVRYNRVVEIFCSACIVVSYLGWVAAQISALGLIFNVLTDGAVSQEWGMVIGASVVLIYTLFGGMLSVAILDFIQMVVIAAGLVYIMWIVADLAGGVGTVVDHAEAAGKLQFFPEEFSYVLWVPFVGAFLTMAFGSIPQQDIFQRISSAKDEKTAVRGAVLGGSMYFFFAFIPVFLAYGAILIDPATFTAMVSEDSQMVLPNLVLMHTPVFAQIVFFGALISAIMSTSSATLLAPSVSFAENIVKNIYPKMDDKALLLTMRISVFVFTIIVVAFAINSESSIFEMVESAYEITLAAAFVPLVFGLYWSKATSQGAVASIVVGVSSWLIAKNFFPSEVWPPQLLGMVLGLFTMIIASLLPQWIEHRPALRDGVVHLH, encoded by the coding sequence ATGTTGCTTGCCTCCGTTGTAGCGTATTTGCTGGTTTCTGTACTCATTGGCCTGTATGTGGCCAGAAATGTAAGTAGTGCGGCGGATTACGCCGTGGCTGGCCGGCATCTTTCCCTGCCCATTGTGACTGCCACGGTTTTTGCCACCTGGTTTGGCTCGGAAACCGTGCTGGGTATTTCTTCCACCTTTGTTGAAGAGGGTTTGAGCGGCATTGTGGCGGATCCGTTCGGCGCATCCATGTGCCTGATTCTGGCTGGTTTGTTCATCGCACCGAAAATTTATCGCCTGAATTTGCTCACCTTGGGCGACTATTACCGCGTGCGTTACAACCGGGTAGTTGAAATTTTTTGCAGTGCCTGCATTGTGGTGTCTTATCTGGGTTGGGTGGCGGCGCAAATCAGTGCACTGGGATTGATCTTCAACGTGCTCACCGATGGTGCAGTTTCCCAAGAATGGGGCATGGTCATTGGCGCCAGTGTGGTGCTGATCTACACGCTTTTTGGTGGCATGTTGTCAGTGGCTATTCTCGACTTCATCCAGATGGTGGTGATTGCAGCGGGCTTGGTTTACATCATGTGGATCGTGGCTGATTTGGCTGGTGGTGTGGGCACTGTGGTTGACCATGCTGAAGCCGCCGGCAAATTGCAGTTTTTCCCGGAGGAATTCAGCTACGTGCTGTGGGTGCCTTTTGTAGGTGCCTTTCTGACCATGGCTTTTGGCTCCATTCCCCAGCAGGATATTTTCCAGCGCATCAGTTCTGCCAAAGACGAGAAAACCGCCGTGCGGGGTGCTGTGCTGGGTGGCTCCATGTACTTTTTCTTCGCGTTCATCCCGGTGTTTTTGGCCTACGGCGCTATTCTGATCGACCCTGCAACCTTCACGGCGATGGTGTCGGAGGATTCGCAAATGGTGTTGCCCAACCTGGTGTTGATGCACACCCCCGTATTTGCACAAATCGTGTTTTTTGGTGCACTCATTTCTGCAATCATGAGCACGTCCAGCGCAACCTTGTTGGCACCCTCCGTGTCGTTTGCAGAAAACATTGTCAAGAACATCTATCCAAAAATGGACGACAAGGCCTTGTTGTTGACCATGCGCATTTCAGTGTTCGTGTTCACCATCATTGTGGTGGCCTTTGCCATCAACAGTGAATCTTCAATTTTCGAGATGGTGGAAAGCGCCTACGAAATTACCCTGGCTGCTGCATTTGTTCCGCTGGTGTTTGGCTTGTATTGGTCAAAAGCAACCTCGCAGGGTGCAGTTGCATCAATCGTAGTGGGTGTCAGCAGTTGGTTGATCGCCAAAAACTTTTTCCCCAGTGAAGTTTGGCCACCCCAGTTGTTGGGCATGGTGCTGGGTTTATTCACCATGATCATTGCTTCGCTTCTGCCTCAGTGGATCGAACACAGGCCAGCGCTGCGTGACGGTGTTGTGCACCTACATTAA
- a CDS encoding ubiquinone biosynthesis accessory factor UbiJ: MASPPVLFFQFASKLLSSGPSKGAAGHLFSAPLNLMSATVTQTVCLVLNHLLDQQRSSKTKLQKEAGKVLVLGIAPMQLQLRVNDQGYFQASVPSNGVAAPADTTISMQWADLIGSVSNPNSMSRKAAIEGDMDFAQTVSTVINDLSWDPERDLARVVGDAQAVWVMNTLSALGTNARDVVQRFKSNLREYVVHEKAMAPTASEFDAFRDEVNQLRDELARIEKRLAKLGAPK, from the coding sequence TTGGCCAGTCCCCCCGTATTGTTTTTTCAGTTTGCCTCCAAACTGCTCTCCTCTGGTCCATCCAAAGGTGCAGCGGGTCATTTGTTCTCTGCCCCCTTGAATTTGATGTCAGCCACTGTTACTCAGACCGTGTGCCTGGTGCTAAACCATTTGCTGGATCAGCAGCGTAGCAGCAAAACAAAATTGCAGAAGGAAGCCGGCAAGGTGCTGGTGCTGGGCATTGCTCCCATGCAGCTTCAGTTGCGTGTGAACGACCAGGGATATTTTCAGGCCAGTGTACCCAGCAATGGTGTGGCGGCACCGGCCGATACCACCATTTCCATGCAATGGGCCGATTTGATTGGTTCGGTGAGCAACCCCAACAGCATGTCGAGAAAAGCGGCCATTGAAGGCGACATGGATTTCGCGCAAACCGTGTCTACCGTGATCAACGACTTGAGCTGGGACCCCGAGCGCGATTTGGCCCGTGTGGTGGGCGATGCACAGGCTGTTTGGGTCATGAACACTTTGTCTGCTTTGGGCACCAATGCACGTGATGTGGTACAGCGTTTCAAAAGCAACCTGCGCGAATACGTTGTGCATGAAAAAGCGATGGCACCTACCGCATCCGAGTTCGATGCGTTTCGCGATGAAGTCAACCAACTGCGTGATGAGCTTGCCCGTATTGAGAAACGTTTGGCCAAGTTGGGTGCGCCCAAATGA
- a CDS encoding gamma-butyrobetaine hydroxylase-like domain-containing protein, protein METTNIPTPTRIVVHQKSKVLEIEFDTGACFNLPFELLRVYSPSAEVRGHGPGQETLQVGKKEVTINNLEPVGMYAIKPFFSDGHDSGLFSWQYLLWMGENQEGLWEDYLERMKAAGASREPNAPENIPFEQKKGGACASH, encoded by the coding sequence ATGGAAACCACCAATATCCCCACCCCGACACGCATTGTTGTGCATCAAAAGTCCAAGGTACTCGAGATCGAGTTCGACACCGGTGCCTGTTTCAACCTGCCATTCGAACTGTTGCGGGTGTATTCGCCTTCTGCAGAAGTTCGTGGTCATGGCCCCGGACAGGAAACCCTGCAGGTGGGTAAAAAAGAAGTAACCATCAACAATCTTGAGCCTGTGGGCATGTATGCCATCAAGCCGTTTTTCTCGGATGGTCATGATTCAGGCCTTTTTAGCTGGCAATACCTGCTGTGGATGGGCGAGAACCAGGAAGGTTTGTGGGAAGACTACCTGGAACGCATGAAGGCTGCTGGCGCAAGCCGCGAACCGAATGCGCCTGAAAACATTCCTTTTGAACAGAAGAAGGGCGGCGCCTGCGCAAGCCATTAA